A window from Drosophila nasuta strain 15112-1781.00 chromosome 3, ASM2355853v1, whole genome shotgun sequence encodes these proteins:
- the LOC132791984 gene encoding uncharacterized protein LOC132791984 produces MFRLIVAFFALIAVAVAAPGYVQDHHHYAPVVAVKHVPVAVAPVYPVVKTVVPVAPVYHQSYVPVVKSYGAYASPYAHYYHG; encoded by the exons ATGTTCCGTTTA ATTGTGGCCTTCTTTGCCCTGATtgccgtcgctgtcgcagcTCCTGGATACGTTCAggatcatcatcattatgcTCCTGTTGTAGCTGTTAAGCATGTTCCTGTTGCAGTGGCTCCAGTTTATCCTGTGGTAAAGACTGTGGTTCCTGTTGCTCCCGTTTATCATCAATCTTATGTTCCCGTTGTTAAATCTTATGGAGCTTATGCTTCTCCCTACGCTCACTACTATCATGGTTAG